Proteins from a genomic interval of Patescibacteria group bacterium:
- the infA gene encoding translation initiation factor IF-1, which translates to MKNKQFEGVVIEALPSTTFKVQLDDGREVLAHLSGKLRLNFIRIMVGDRVVVELS; encoded by the coding sequence ATGAAGAATAAGCAATTTGAGGGCGTTGTTATCGAAGCCTTACCTAGCACCACCTTTAAAGTTCAATTGGATGATGGTAGAGAGGTTTTGGCGCATTTGTCTGGTAAATTAAGGTTAAATTTTATTCGGATTATGGTTGGTGATAGAGTAGTGGTTGAACTAAGCC